One Neoarius graeffei isolate fNeoGra1 chromosome 9, fNeoGra1.pri, whole genome shotgun sequence genomic window, gaaccttcttacggtgaggcgacagtgctaaccgctacaccatcatgccacccagaATAAACATTGTATTTCAAAAATATCACAGATGCCACACTTTAACTCAAAGTAATTATGCCAGTTGTTCCTCAGTTCTGCATTTACTCAAGTTCCCCATGATAAGCCTCTGCTAGACAGTACTGGAACTATAACCTGTACATTAAAATTATTTGGTGTTCTGACTGATGCAAATCAGTCACAAAAAAACAGACACTAAGCTGTACCCTTTAGAGCAGCCTTTcccaaccggggtgccgtctggcttcattaggggtgccatcaaaaaattatatatcctaacattgaaataaataaaatgaattaaaattccaaaaaacgatagttacactaatgcagatcatcgccgcctcatgcatcaataaaacttgtctcacggccccctttcccatgtcacatcatcactgccggggtcagcgtatggtcagtgtgactgcgtatattttatatggaggtgccttgagaatttgcatacttctgaagggtgctgtgactgaaaaaaggttgagaaacgctgctttaGAGTACAGATGCTCCTCACTGGAGTTAGACAGGTATTCTCAAGAGAACATACTTTGCAGTGTCCTTTTAAAGCCAATTTAATTTGCATTGTTGGACCTTCATGGTCACTACTGTCATATTCAGGGGACATTTACACTGCTTTTACCTTGAGAAACGCAAACCTACTTCATTACTGAGTTTTGAATGCAAAGAACAAGCAGTATGTAGGCAGTGCATCCACTGTGGTGAGAGAAGGATACAGCGCTGGCGTGATTAATGCCAACAAAGACAGCCACACAGCGCATCACACTGGACCACTCGCGCTTCAGCTTATGGGGCTCCCCAAAACGCCTGTCTATACATGGATACAGCAGCCCTAtcagagctgagagagagagagagagagagagagagagagagagagagagagagagtgcaagagagGACACACAAtgcgagagagagcaagagacagagaggacacaaagcaagagagagagagagcaagagagagaggacacaaagcgagagagagagagagaggacacagcgagagagagagcaagagacagagaggacacgcaaagagagagggagaggacacacagagagagagagaggacacaaagcgagagagagggagagagaggacacacagcgagagagagagcaagagacagagaggacacacaaagagagagggagaggacacagagagagagaggagagagaggacacaaagcaagagagagagtgagagaccaagcgagagacagagagagggagagagaggggacacaaaaagagagagggagaaagagaggacacaaagcgagacagagagaacacagagggagaaagagagaacacAAAAAGcaatagagagggagagagagagtgcggacacagtgagagagaggacACAACGTGAGACAGAGAGAACACAACGTGAGACAGAGAACACAAAAagcaacagagagagagtgtgtgcggggACACAAAGCAAGACAGAGAGGACACAACATATGAGAGAGAGTGCGGACACAAAGCGAGACAGAGAGAacacagagggagaaagagagaacacAAAAACcaatagagagggagagagagagagaggacacaaagcgagagagagagagagagagagagagagagagagagagagatgacacaaagcaagagagagagtgagagaccaaGAGAGAAGACACAAagcgagagagagcaagagagaaaggacacacagcgagagacagagagagggagagagaggacacacaaaaagagagggagaaagagaggacacaaagcgagagagagagtgcggacacaaagcgagacagagagaacacagagggagaaagagagaacacAAAAAGcaatagagggagagagagagagtgcggacacaaagtgagagagagaacagagggagaaagagaaaacacaaaaagcaatagagagagagagagagagagagagagagagagaggacacaaagcaagagagagagtgagagaccaaGAGAGAGGACACacaaaaagagagagggagaaagagaggacACAAAGCAAGAGAGTGCAGACACAAAGCGAGACAGAGAGAacacagagggagaaagagagaacacAAAAAGcaatagagagggagagagagagtgcggaCACAAAGTGAGACAGAGAGGACACAACGTGAGACAGAGAACACAAAAAGcaatagagagggagagagagagtgcggacacagtgagagagagagaacacaacgTGAGACAGAGAACACAAAAAGCaatagagagtgagtgtgtgcggGGACACAAAGCAAGACAGAGAGGACACAACATATGAGAGTGCGGACACAAAGCGAGACAGAGAGAACACAAAaagcaatagagagagagagagagagagagagagagagagagagagagagaggacacaaAGCAAGAGAGGGAGTGAGAGACCAAGAGAGAGGACACAAagcgagagagagcaagagagagaggacacacagcgagagacagagagagggagagagaggacacacaaaaagagagggagaaagagaggacacaaagcgagagagagagtgcggaaacaaagcgagacagagagaacacagagggagaaagagagaacacAAAAAGcaatagagagggagagagagtgcggacacaaagtgagagagagaacaacGTGAGACGGAGAGAACACAACGTGAGACAGAGAACAcaaaaagcaagagagagagagagagagagagagagagagagtgtgtgcggggACACAAAGCAAGACAGAGAGGACACAACGTGAGACAGAGAGAACACAAAAAGCAATGGAGAGGACacacaaagtgagagagaggacACACAAAGCGAGAgcgagacagagcaagagagagagacagagcaagagagagagaggggacacaCAAAGCGAGAGAGGGATATTTATAAAGCCACAAAGTTCAAACACCACAATATACTATATTTCTGATTTTCCATTATGAACTAATAGAAATAAACCAAGACTGATTATTGTTCAGTATATACAGGTTCCTTTTAACATCTGATTCCTTTCCAGCGTGGTGTTTTTAAAAGGTTTCACATAATGACAGGAGGGGACCCTGAATTTACACTTTTAATCTCCGAAAAATAAATGCATCGGCAGGCATCATTCCATTGTATTTACAAAGTAACTGACAACTTCACACACAGGCCAAAGTAAACCATCActtcctgagtgtgtgtgttacctgatgCTGTTCCACAGCAAGGTGGTACCCACCACGCTGAAGAAAAGATGCTACTGATGACATCAGGAGGGAAGAGAGTGACATTACGTTGCACCTGCAGCAGGTTTAGCACCAGCGCTAGGAACACACCCACGCCGAACAGCATGGTCCCCCGGATCAGCAGGTTAATTGTGTGGTTTGTTATCATGCTTATGTAGGGCCCCTGTCGGGACGTTACATTACCACTAGTGACCTCTGCCATCGCAGCAGTCACAGAGCAGACCCCAGATGATCCACCACTCCTGTACAACCACTGTCAGCTGTTTTCACACCACAACTGCAAAACACAACATAGGCGCAGGTAGTAACCAACAAACTGAGTGGCCTTTTTTTCAttaacaatttacaactgaacaATTAAATATGAAGgacatctgtttaaaaaaaaaaaacaaaaaacagtataATGACTTTGCTGTTTTcaccccccaaacaaacaaacaaacacaaaaaaaatccatgttttggcaaagtagcttcatctcacacgggggggggggggggggcaaaaaaaaaagagaaaaatccaacctt contains:
- the insig2 gene encoding insulin-induced gene 2 protein, which produces MAEVTSGNVTSRQGPYISMITNHTINLLIRGTMLFGVGVFLALVLNLLQVQRNVTLFPPDVISSIFSSAWWVPPCCGTASALIGLLYPCIDRRFGEPHKLKREWSSVMRCVAVFVGINHASAKVDFANNVQLSLTLAALSVGLWWTFDRSRSGFGLGVAIAVLATLATQLLVYNGVFQYTSPDFLYVRSWLPCIFFAGVITMGNIGRQLALYEGKVVQEKIHQD